A window of uncultured Fusobacterium sp. contains these coding sequences:
- a CDS encoding urocanate hydratase: MNKEIFEAMTIKLTAEDIPVVIPKMDPKFRRAPKRVVHLEKDEIELALKNALRYIPEEFHEKLAPEFLDELMEHGRIYGYRFRPEGRIYGKPIDEYKGKCIEAKAMQVMIDNNLDFDIALYPYELVTYGETGQVCQNWMQYRLIKKYLENMTQDQTLVVASGHPTGLFRSNPTAPRAIITNALMVGAFDDYDNWARAAAIGVANYGQMTAGGWMYIGPQGIVHGTYSTILNAARLFCGVPNDGDLTGKLFVTSGLGGMSGAQGKATVIAKGVGIVAEVDISRIHTRLEQGWIDKIARTPEEAFSLAKEKLEAKVPYAIAFHGNIVDLLEYADKNEIHIDLLSDQTSCHAVYDGGYCPAGITFEERTRLLAEDRETFNKLVNETLRRHYEVIKKLTAKGVYFFDYGNSFLKSLYDIGIKEISKNGRDDKGGFIFPSYVEDILGPELFDYGYGPFRWVCLSGKKEDLLKTDQAALELVDPNRRYQDRDNYMWIKDADKNGLVVGTQARIFYQDAMSRTNVALKFNEMVRNGEIGPVMLGRDHHDVSGTDSPFRETSNIKDGSSIMADMATQCFAGNAARGMTMIALHNGGGVGIGKSINGGFGMVLDGSHRVDEILKQAMPWDVMGGVARRAWARNPHSIETVIEYNNNNKGTDHITLPYITNEDFIKKLVEEKVR; encoded by the coding sequence ATGAACAAGGAAATTTTTGAAGCAATGACAATTAAATTAACAGCAGAGGATATTCCAGTAGTAATACCTAAAATGGATCCTAAATTTAGAAGAGCTCCTAAAAGAGTAGTTCATTTAGAGAAAGATGAGATTGAATTAGCTCTAAAAAATGCTCTTAGATATATTCCAGAGGAATTTCATGAAAAGTTAGCTCCTGAATTTTTAGATGAATTAATGGAACATGGAAGAATATATGGATATAGATTTAGACCAGAAGGAAGAATTTACGGAAAACCAATAGATGAATATAAAGGAAAATGTATTGAAGCTAAAGCTATGCAAGTGATGATAGATAATAACCTTGATTTTGATATTGCTCTTTATCCTTATGAATTAGTAACTTATGGAGAAACTGGACAAGTTTGTCAAAACTGGATGCAATATAGATTGATAAAAAAATATTTAGAAAATATGACACAAGATCAAACTTTAGTAGTAGCTTCAGGACATCCAACTGGACTTTTCAGATCTAACCCTACAGCACCAAGAGCTATTATAACAAATGCTCTAATGGTTGGAGCTTTTGATGATTATGATAACTGGGCAAGAGCAGCTGCAATTGGAGTAGCTAATTATGGACAAATGACAGCTGGTGGTTGGATGTATATAGGACCTCAAGGGATAGTTCATGGTACATATTCTACAATATTAAATGCTGCTAGACTTTTCTGCGGAGTACCTAATGATGGAGATTTAACAGGAAAACTATTTGTAACTTCTGGATTAGGAGGAATGAGTGGTGCTCAAGGTAAAGCTACTGTTATTGCTAAAGGAGTTGGAATTGTAGCAGAAGTGGATATTTCTAGAATTCATACTAGATTAGAACAAGGATGGATAGATAAGATAGCTAGAACACCAGAAGAAGCTTTTAGCCTTGCAAAGGAAAAATTAGAAGCAAAAGTTCCATATGCAATTGCTTTCCATGGAAACATAGTTGATTTATTAGAGTATGCGGATAAAAATGAAATTCATATAGATTTACTATCTGATCAAACTTCATGTCATGCAGTATATGATGGTGGATATTGTCCAGCAGGAATAACTTTTGAAGAGAGAACAAGACTTCTTGCTGAAGATAGAGAAACTTTCAATAAATTAGTAAATGAAACTTTAAGAAGACACTATGAAGTTATTAAAAAATTAACAGCTAAAGGTGTATACTTCTTTGACTATGGAAATAGTTTCTTAAAATCACTATATGATATAGGAATAAAAGAGATATCTAAAAATGGTAGAGATGATAAAGGTGGATTTATATTCCCTTCTTATGTTGAAGATATCTTAGGACCAGAGTTATTTGATTATGGATATGGACCATTTAGATGGGTATGTTTATCTGGAAAGAAAGAGGATTTATTAAAAACTGACCAAGCTGCTCTTGAATTAGTTGATCCTAATAGAAGATATCAAGACAGAGATAACTATATGTGGATTAAAGATGCAGATAAAAATGGACTTGTTGTTGGAACACAAGCAAGAATATTCTATCAAGATGCTATGAGTAGAACAAATGTAGCTTTAAAATTTAATGAGATGGTAAGAAATGGTGAAATTGGACCTGTAATGTTAGGAAGAGACCATCATGATGTTTCTGGAACAGACTCTCCATTTAGAGAGACTTCAAATATTAAAGATGGAAGTAGTATAATGGCTGATATGGCTACACAATGTTTTGCTGGAAATGCTGCTAGAGGAATGACAATGATAGCCCTTCATAATGGTGGAGGAGTAGGAATTGGTAAATCTATAAATGGTGGTTTTGGAATGGTTCTTGATGGTAGTCATAGAGTAGATGAAATATTAAAACAAGCTATGCCTTGGGATGTTATGGGAGGAGTAGCAAGAAGAGCTTGGGCAAGAAACCCTCATTCTATTGAAACTGTTATAGAATATAACAATAATAATAAAGGAACTGACCATATAACTTTACCTTATATAACTAATGAAGATTTTATTAAGAAATTAGTTGAAGAAAAAGTTAGATAA
- a CDS encoding sugar O-acetyltransferase has translation MELKEFLEYMKSQKKVQGGSEIHKYMTELNEEARKITMELNTKYHTQEEIRELMKKLTLKDIDSSFVMFPPFYTDCGKNIEIGKNVFINSSCHFQDQGGIVIGDGTLIGHSVTLATLNHSQKAEDRASLYPKPIIIGKNVWIGANVTIIPGVKIGDNAIIGAGSVVTKDVESDTVVGGILAKKIKDITKEHF, from the coding sequence ATGGAATTAAAAGAGTTTTTAGAATATATGAAAAGTCAAAAAAAAGTTCAAGGTGGTAGTGAAATACATAAATACATGACAGAACTAAATGAAGAAGCTAGAAAGATAACAATGGAATTAAATACAAAATATCATACTCAAGAAGAGATAAGAGAGTTAATGAAAAAATTAACTTTAAAAGATATAGATTCAAGTTTTGTTATGTTTCCTCCATTTTATACTGATTGTGGGAAGAATATTGAGATAGGAAAAAATGTTTTTATAAATTCAAGTTGCCATTTTCAAGATCAAGGTGGAATAGTTATAGGAGATGGAACTTTAATAGGTCATAGTGTAACACTAGCTACTTTAAATCATAGTCAAAAAGCTGAAGATAGAGCATCATTATACCCTAAACCAATAATCATAGGGAAAAATGTATGGATAGGAGCAAATGTTACTATAATACCAGGAGTAAAAATAGGAGATAATGCAATTATAGGGGCTGGTTCAGTAGTGACAAAAGATGTTGAGAGTGATACAGTAGTTGGAGGAATACTAGCTAAAAAGATAAAAGATATTACAAAAGAACACTTCTAA
- the hutH gene encoding histidine ammonia-lyase: MKKFIVGKQKITLEDLINVTRNNYQVEISEEAYKKVDEARALVDRYVKEKRVSYGITTGFGKFSDTVISEEETGILQRNLIMSHSCGVGNPISLDATRGIMLLRVVNMAKGHSGVRRIIIDTLVEMINKGVTPFIPEKGSLGASGDLAPLSHMVLVMLGLGKAFYKDELLSGKEAMDRAGIKIIDALSSKEGLALINGTQVMTSIGAHVTYDAISLMKHLDLAGALTMESQNGITCAFDPRVHEVRGHKGQIDTAENYRNILAESKNTTKQGVVRVQDPYVFRCIPQIHGASKDALQYIKFKVETEMDAVTDNPIIFCDTDDVISGGNFHGQPMALPFDFLGIAISEMANVSERRIERLVNPALNNGLPAFLVKNGGVNSGFMIVQYSAASLVSENKVLAHPASVDSIPSSANQEDHVSMGTIAARKAGEILKNARNVIAMELLTACQGIDLRESQDKLGKGTKKVYEEIRKVVSYYDKDRVMHIDINAMEELIKSNKIVEAVEKEIGKLN; encoded by the coding sequence ATGAAAAAATTTATAGTTGGGAAACAAAAAATAACTTTGGAAGATTTAATTAATGTAACAAGAAATAATTATCAAGTAGAAATATCTGAGGAAGCATATAAAAAAGTAGATGAAGCAAGAGCTTTAGTTGATAGATATGTTAAAGAAAAAAGAGTTTCTTATGGAATTACAACTGGATTTGGAAAATTTTCTGATACGGTGATTTCTGAAGAAGAAACTGGTATATTACAAAGAAATTTAATAATGAGTCATTCGTGTGGAGTAGGAAATCCAATTTCTTTAGATGCTACTAGAGGAATTATGTTGTTAAGAGTAGTGAACATGGCAAAAGGACATTCAGGAGTTAGAAGAATAATAATAGATACATTAGTAGAGATGATTAATAAAGGAGTAACACCTTTTATTCCAGAAAAAGGTTCTTTAGGGGCATCAGGAGATTTAGCTCCATTATCTCATATGGTTTTAGTAATGTTAGGTTTAGGAAAAGCTTTTTATAAAGATGAATTACTTTCAGGAAAAGAAGCAATGGATAGAGCTGGAATAAAAATAATTGATGCTTTATCTTCAAAAGAAGGACTAGCATTAATTAATGGAACACAAGTTATGACTTCAATAGGAGCACATGTAACATATGATGCAATAAGTCTTATGAAACATTTAGATTTAGCTGGAGCTCTTACAATGGAATCTCAAAATGGAATAACTTGTGCTTTTGATCCTAGAGTACATGAAGTTAGAGGACATAAAGGACAAATAGATACAGCAGAGAATTATAGAAATATTTTAGCAGAAAGTAAAAATACAACAAAACAAGGAGTAGTAAGAGTACAAGATCCATACGTTTTTAGATGTATTCCACAAATTCATGGTGCAAGTAAAGATGCATTACAATATATAAAATTTAAAGTTGAAACTGAGATGGATGCAGTAACAGATAATCCAATTATATTCTGTGACACTGATGATGTTATTTCTGGTGGAAATTTCCATGGACAACCAATGGCTCTTCCATTTGATTTTTTAGGAATAGCTATTTCTGAAATGGCTAATGTTTCTGAAAGAAGAATTGAAAGATTAGTAAATCCAGCATTAAATAATGGATTACCAGCTTTCTTAGTTAAAAATGGTGGAGTTAATTCAGGATTTATGATTGTACAATACAGTGCAGCTTCATTAGTTTCTGAAAATAAAGTTTTAGCACATCCAGCATCTGTAGATTCAATTCCTTCTTCAGCAAATCAAGAAGATCATGTATCTATGGGAACAATTGCAGCTAGAAAAGCTGGAGAAATATTAAAAAATGCTAGAAATGTTATAGCTATGGAATTATTAACAGCTTGTCAAGGTATAGATTTAAGAGAATCTCAGGATAAATTAGGAAAAGGAACTAAGAAAGTTTATGAAGAAATTAGAAAAGTAGTTTCTTATTATGATAAAGATAGAGTAATGCATATAGATATAAATGCAATGGAAGAATTAATAAAATCAAATAAAATTGTTGAAGCAGTTGAAAAAGAAATAGGAAAATTAAATTAA
- the hutG gene encoding formimidoylglutamase: protein MKNLWNGRLDSFEEIDLRFWQVIKDINAHIEDSNKKSFCFIGYDTDNGVIKNLGRGGAKEGPNAIRKAMQSFPIIEKVNLYDYKNLSVHTTEEAQEEYSNKMKKLLDMNIFPIGLGGGHDITYASYLGIRKAFPNKKIGIINFDAHLDIRPYDNGRTSGTSFKEILDTDKNVNYCIIGFQNCGNTKRLIDTANKYNTLILPEFLDEHEIIEKTNKFIENVDIVYVTFCMDVFDASIAPGVSAPTALGLDGKKGLNIFLSILDKKNTIALDFAEVNPTFDIDNRTSKLTARFIYEAINKLKTK, encoded by the coding sequence ATGAAAAATTTATGGAATGGTAGATTAGATAGTTTTGAAGAAATTGATTTGAGATTTTGGCAAGTAATCAAAGATATCAATGCTCATATTGAAGATAGCAATAAAAAATCTTTTTGTTTTATAGGGTATGATACTGATAACGGAGTCATTAAAAATCTAGGAAGAGGTGGAGCTAAAGAAGGTCCAAATGCTATAAGAAAAGCAATGCAATCATTTCCTATTATAGAAAAAGTAAATTTATATGATTATAAAAATCTTTCAGTGCATACAACAGAAGAAGCTCAGGAAGAATATTCAAATAAAATGAAAAAACTTTTAGATATGAATATTTTTCCCATCGGCTTAGGCGGAGGCCATGATATAACTTATGCTAGCTATTTAGGAATAAGAAAAGCTTTCCCTAATAAAAAAATAGGGATTATTAATTTTGATGCTCACCTAGATATAAGACCTTATGATAATGGTAGAACCTCAGGAACTTCTTTTAAAGAGATATTAGATACTGATAAAAATGTAAATTATTGTATTATAGGATTTCAAAATTGTGGTAATACTAAACGTTTAATTGATACAGCTAACAAATACAATACTCTTATTCTTCCAGAATTTCTTGATGAACATGAAATTATAGAAAAAACTAATAAATTTATAGAAAATGTAGATATAGTTTATGTAACTTTTTGTATGGATGTTTTTGATGCTTCTATCGCTCCTGGAGTTTCAGCTCCCACAGCTTTAGGATTAGATGGTAAAAAAGGACTTAATATTTTCTTATCAATTTTAGATAAAAAAAATACAATAGCCCTTGATTTTGCTGAAGTTAATCCTACTTTTGATATAGATAATAGAACTTCAAAACTTACAGCTCGTTTCATATATGAAGCTATTAATAAATTAAAAACTAAATAA
- a CDS encoding SLC13 family permease — protein sequence MIFNPVILSVLIMIILCLCKLNVIFSMLIAALVAGITSDLGMTNTMKILISGMGGNAETALSYILLGTLAVAINSTGVANILSNKISKVVKGKKVYLLLLVAGLGCFSQNLIPVHIAFIPILIPPLLKLMNKLKIDRRAMACCLTFGVKTPYVVLPVGFGLIFHTIVKDQISSNGHIIELGDVWKSTWLLGIAMLLGLLSAIFITYKKDRNYQDLPLKGMVAVESEKMEKKHWITLAAAIVAFSIQLFTGSLPLGAIAALIVMIIFKVVKWKDLDKMLNDGFLIMGVIAFTMLIAAGYGKVIRETGAIETLVNSVVGVSGGNKIITSLIMLIVGLFITMGIGTSFGTVPILATIYVPLALKMGYSTSAMIILITAASIIGDAGSPASDSTLGPTSGLNADGQHDHIRDTCMATFIHFCIPLFLAGFIGSLIF from the coding sequence ATGATATTTAATCCTGTAATTTTGTCAGTTCTTATTATGATTATACTCTGTTTATGTAAACTAAATGTTATTTTTTCAATGCTCATTGCTGCTTTGGTAGCAGGAATTACATCTGATCTTGGAATGACTAATACTATGAAAATTTTAATTTCTGGAATGGGAGGAAATGCAGAAACTGCACTTAGCTACATTTTATTAGGAACATTAGCAGTAGCTATTAATAGTACTGGAGTTGCCAATATTCTTTCAAATAAAATATCAAAAGTCGTAAAAGGAAAAAAAGTATATCTTTTATTACTTGTTGCAGGTTTAGGATGCTTTTCACAAAATTTAATTCCTGTGCATATAGCTTTTATTCCAATTTTAATTCCACCTTTATTGAAATTAATGAATAAATTAAAAATAGATAGAAGAGCTATGGCATGTTGTTTAACTTTTGGAGTTAAAACTCCTTATGTAGTTTTACCAGTGGGATTTGGTTTGATATTTCATACCATAGTAAAAGATCAAATTTCATCAAATGGACATATTATAGAATTGGGAGATGTTTGGAAATCAACATGGTTATTAGGGATAGCAATGTTATTAGGATTATTAAGTGCCATATTTATTACTTATAAGAAAGATAGAAATTATCAAGATTTGCCTTTAAAAGGGATGGTTGCTGTTGAAAGTGAAAAAATGGAAAAGAAACATTGGATTACATTAGCTGCAGCAATAGTAGCATTTTCAATTCAACTTTTTACTGGTTCTCTTCCACTTGGAGCAATTGCAGCTTTAATAGTTATGATAATCTTTAAAGTTGTGAAATGGAAAGATTTAGATAAAATGCTTAATGATGGTTTTCTTATAATGGGAGTAATTGCTTTTACTATGTTGATAGCTGCTGGTTATGGAAAAGTTATTAGGGAAACTGGAGCGATAGAAACTTTGGTAAATAGTGTTGTAGGAGTAAGCGGAGGAAATAAAATTATTACTTCTTTAATAATGTTAATTGTAGGATTATTTATAACTATGGGAATAGGAACATCATTTGGCACTGTTCCTATATTAGCCACAATTTATGTTCCCCTTGCATTGAAGATGGGGTATTCAACTTCAGCTATGATTATTTTGATAACAGCAGCTTCAATCATAGGAGATGCTGGATCTCCAGCTTCTGATTCTACATTAGGACCAACTTCTGGATTAAATGCAGATGGTCAACATGATCATATTAGGGATACATGTATGGCTACGTTTATACATTTTTGTATACCATTATTTTTAGCAGGTTTTATAGGAAGTTTAATCTTTTAA
- a CDS encoding ROK family protein, which produces MYQKVIKESNENKIFKYIFTNKQNFVITDISENLNMSFPTVKRVVDIFLEKNIIIEKNKVGQGAGRKAREYSFNPLFCHSIGLRITPESIKIILIDATIKIKKEKFYTKEKNMYIMDFLENSIKDFLTLLTPEEKISLLGIGIATRGIVNVETNTVEVSSNFKFPLTELKKIENIFNIPILIENESNLAGITESIIGPASNLNHFISLTLSDTIGCSSFQKDNNNNFSFKAGRIHHMNINSDGNLCECGFKGCLGTYISNKALLLEFKKFYSEINNFDEIFQDKYLKNSYGKLIIDSYIKHLALGIKNLLFFSNPEKLIISGEICKHKKFIEDDLKKEIYVPNHIFYRGPETIIFSQFNENTSLIGASLFPIVDSLF; this is translated from the coding sequence ATGTATCAAAAAGTTATTAAAGAAAGTAATGAAAACAAAATTTTTAAATATATTTTTACTAATAAACAAAACTTTGTTATAACTGATATTTCAGAAAATTTAAATATGAGTTTTCCAACAGTAAAAAGAGTTGTTGATATTTTTTTAGAAAAAAATATTATAATCGAAAAAAATAAAGTAGGACAAGGAGCTGGAAGAAAAGCAAGAGAGTATTCCTTCAATCCTTTATTTTGTCATTCTATTGGGTTAAGAATAACTCCTGAATCTATTAAAATTATTCTTATTGATGCTACTATCAAAATAAAAAAAGAAAAATTTTATACAAAAGAAAAAAATATGTATATTATGGATTTCTTAGAAAACAGTATTAAAGATTTTTTGACCCTTTTAACCCCTGAAGAAAAAATAAGTTTATTAGGGATTGGAATTGCTACTCGTGGAATTGTCAATGTTGAAACAAATACTGTTGAAGTATCTTCAAACTTTAAATTTCCTTTAACTGAATTAAAAAAAATTGAAAATATCTTTAACATTCCTATTCTTATAGAAAATGAAAGTAATTTAGCTGGAATTACAGAATCTATAATTGGACCAGCTAGTAATCTTAACCATTTTATTAGTCTTACTCTTTCTGATACTATTGGTTGTTCTTCTTTCCAAAAAGATAACAATAATAATTTTTCATTTAAAGCAGGAAGAATACATCACATGAACATAAATTCAGATGGAAATCTTTGTGAATGTGGATTTAAAGGATGTTTAGGAACTTATATTTCTAACAAGGCATTATTACTTGAATTTAAAAAATTTTATTCTGAAATAAATAATTTTGATGAAATTTTTCAAGATAAATATTTAAAAAACAGTTATGGTAAATTAATTATTGACAGTTATATTAAACATCTTGCCCTAGGAATTAAAAATTTGTTATTTTTTTCAAATCCTGAAAAACTTATTATTTCAGGAGAAATATGTAAACACAAAAAATTTATTGAAGATGATTTAAAAAAAGAAATATACGTACCTAATCACATATTTTATAGAGGTCCTGAAACAATTATTTTTTCACAATTTAATGAAAATACAAGTTTGATTGGCGCAAGTTTATTTCCAATAGTTGACTCTTTGTTTTAA
- a CDS encoding metallophosphoesterase: MLFRIIPIIFLGGMSLYFYTVLLRINRWRELNLNSFILFIILLLIILPAMNIFGVWFLTLLHLFEIGLLVEIINFILKKFDIKYWDIIYNSFSLPVIITIFLFSYGYYNINNIKRVEYNLTTEKNIYKSQYKIGLLSDLHFENSLDQEKLRELIEKLNKENLDILILAGDIVDEKNTLEEVQKTFKTLGKTKTLNGIYYIYGNHDTSRYRRKPNYGIEDLKEAIKKEKIVLLEDKSVEIDDNVIIVGRKDKSFKSRKTTDKLIENLDKSKYIIIADHQPVELEKNSRLGYDLQVSGHTHNGQIFPANLIIKFFNLAEFIYGNKKIEKFNIIVTSGVSGWGYPLRTAGDSEYVIINILKDKEVDYE, encoded by the coding sequence ATGCTTTTTAGAATAATACCAATTATATTTTTAGGAGGAATGTCTCTATATTTTTATACAGTATTATTGAGAATAAATAGGTGGAGAGAACTTAATTTAAATAGTTTTATTCTGTTTATAATTTTACTTTTAATAATACTTCCAGCTATGAATATATTTGGAGTTTGGTTTTTAACATTACTTCATCTTTTTGAAATAGGACTATTAGTTGAAATTATAAATTTTATTTTAAAAAAGTTTGATATAAAATATTGGGATATTATATATAATTCTTTTTCTCTTCCAGTTATTATTACAATCTTTCTTTTTTCTTATGGTTATTACAATATAAATAATATCAAAAGAGTTGAATATAATTTAACTACGGAAAAGAATATATATAAATCACAGTATAAAATAGGACTTTTAAGTGATCTACATTTTGAAAACTCTTTAGATCAAGAAAAATTGAGAGAGTTAATAGAAAAATTAAATAAAGAAAATTTAGATATTTTAATATTAGCAGGTGATATTGTAGATGAAAAAAATACTTTAGAAGAAGTACAGAAAACTTTCAAAACTTTAGGAAAAACTAAAACATTAAATGGAATTTATTATATTTATGGAAATCATGATACATCAAGATATAGAAGAAAACCTAATTATGGAATAGAAGATTTAAAAGAAGCCATAAAAAAAGAAAAAATAGTTTTATTAGAAGATAAAAGTGTAGAAATTGATGATAATGTAATTATTGTTGGACGAAAGGATAAAAGTTTTAAGAGTAGGAAAACAACTGATAAATTAATAGAAAATTTAGATAAAAGTAAATATATAATTATAGCTGATCATCAACCTGTAGAATTGGAGAAAAATAGTAGATTAGGATATGATCTTCAGGTTTCAGGACATACTCATAATGGACAGATTTTTCCTGCAAATTTAATAATAAAATTTTTTAATTTAGCTGAGTTTATATATGGAAATAAAAAAATAGAAAAATTTAATATAATAGTTACATCTGGTGTAAGTGGTTGGGGTTATCCTTTAAGAACTGCAGGAGATTCAGAATATGTAATTATTAATATTTTAAAAGATAAGGAAGTGGATTATGAATAA
- a CDS encoding HutD family protein, whose protein sequence is MIKKLTSTDFKISNWSGGNTKELYIFPESAQYNQRNFNFRLSIATTEKEESTFTSLPNINRFLSILDGQLFIEHENKYSKTLLPFEIENFDGSWITKAKGKVTDFNLMLKNCNGNLQFKEFFSVNNFEIINKKFIVIYCILGSIKVNDVLINKNEILIIENEDIFLSSTHSKIFLAEIYDLK, encoded by the coding sequence ATGATAAAAAAATTAACTTCTACAGATTTTAAAATTTCAAATTGGAGTGGTGGAAATACAAAAGAATTATACATTTTTCCAGAAAGTGCTCAATATAATCAAAGAAACTTTAATTTTAGATTAAGTATTGCTACTACAGAAAAAGAAGAATCTACTTTTACTTCTCTACCAAATATTAATAGATTTTTATCAATTTTAGATGGTCAACTTTTTATAGAACATGAAAATAAGTATTCTAAAACTTTATTGCCATTTGAAATTGAAAATTTTGATGGTAGTTGGATTACAAAAGCTAAAGGAAAAGTTACTGATTTTAATCTTATGCTTAAAAATTGTAATGGAAATCTTCAATTTAAGGAATTTTTCTCTGTAAATAATTTTGAAATTATAAATAAAAAATTTATAGTTATTTACTGTATCTTAGGTTCTATAAAAGTTAATGATGTCTTGATTAACAAAAATGAAATATTAATAATTGAAAATGAAGATATTTTTTTATCATCAACTCATTCTAAAATATTTTTAGCTGAAATATATGATCTAAAATAA
- a CDS encoding flavodoxin family protein, with protein sequence MNKKVLVLSTSLRKNGNSDILAENFIKGALESHNIVEKISLIGKKIEFCVGCLSCQKTKKCVINDDMEKIVEKIKNSDVVVFATPIYYYEMSGQMKTLLDRTNPLFAGEYKFRDIYLLATSADTEERAMDGALKGLEGWIECFEKAILKGIVRGVGADTVGSIKKNEIAMKEAYEMGKNI encoded by the coding sequence ATGAATAAAAAAGTATTAGTTTTATCAACATCTCTTAGAAAAAATGGAAATTCAGATATTTTAGCTGAAAATTTTATAAAAGGAGCTTTAGAATCTCACAATATTGTGGAAAAAATATCCTTAATAGGTAAAAAGATAGAGTTTTGTGTGGGATGTTTAAGTTGCCAAAAAACTAAAAAATGTGTAATTAATGATGATATGGAAAAAATAGTAGAAAAAATAAAAAATTCCGATGTAGTTGTATTTGCTACTCCTATATACTATTATGAAATGAGTGGACAGATGAAAACACTTTTAGACAGAACAAATCCTCTTTTTGCAGGAGAGTATAAATTTAGAGATATTTATCTTTTAGCAACATCTGCTGATACTGAAGAGAGAGCAATGGACGGAGCATTAAAGGGATTGGAAGGATGGATAGAGTGCTTTGAAAAAGCTATTTTAAAAGGAATAGTTAGAGGAGTAGGAGCAGATACAGTAGGCTCAATTAAGAAAAATGAAATCGCTATGAAAGAAGCTTATGAAATGGGAAAAAATATTTAG
- a CDS encoding undecaprenyl-diphosphate phosphatase: MNLFLIVIILGIVEGMTEFLPVSSTGHMILVEEFIGNGGLSSKFMESFLIIVQLGAIIAVVIYFWKDLTPFVKDKNAFISRMRLWIKVIVGVLPAAIIGLLLDDYISEYFLGNVFVVATTLIFFGIILIIIEKYYKAQGKIDSFGKLSYRTAFIIGFFQCLAMIPGTSRSGATIIGSLLLGLSRGVATEFSFFLAIPTMFGATLLKLVKNGMSFSPLEWQLIGVGSLVSFIVAYLVIKWFMNYIKKRDFIFFGIYRIILGILVLIFLFI, encoded by the coding sequence ATGAATCTGTTTTTGATAGTTATAATACTTGGAATTGTAGAGGGAATGACAGAATTTTTACCTGTTAGTAGTACTGGACATATGATATTGGTAGAAGAATTTATAGGTAATGGTGGACTTTCTTCTAAATTTATGGAAAGTTTTTTAATTATTGTTCAGTTAGGAGCTATTATAGCTGTAGTAATTTATTTTTGGAAAGATTTAACTCCTTTTGTAAAAGATAAAAATGCTTTTATTTCAAGAATGAGGCTTTGGATAAAGGTTATAGTAGGTGTTCTACCTGCTGCTATAATAGGTTTACTATTAGATGATTATATATCAGAATATTTTTTAGGAAACGTTTTTGTTGTAGCAACAACACTTATATTTTTCGGAATAATTTTAATAATTATAGAAAAATATTATAAAGCTCAAGGAAAGATAGATAGTTTTGGAAAACTTAGTTATAGAACAGCTTTTATAATTGGTTTTTTCCAATGTTTAGCTATGATACCTGGAACTTCAAGATCTGGAGCTACAATAATTGGAAGTTTATTACTCGGACTTTCGAGAGGAGTTGCTACTGAATTTTCATTTTTCTTAGCCATACCTACAATGTTTGGGGCAACATTATTAAAGTTAGTAAAAAATGGAATGAGTTTTTCTCCTTTAGAATGGCAACTTATAGGGGTAGGAAGTTTAGTATCATTTATAGTTGCTTACCTTGTAATTAAATGGTTTATGAATTATATAAAAAAGAGAGATTTTATTTTCTTTGGAATATATAGAATAATTTTAGGAATTTTAGTTTTAATATTTTTATTTATTTAA